In Amaranthus tricolor cultivar Red isolate AtriRed21 chromosome 3, ASM2621246v1, whole genome shotgun sequence, a single window of DNA contains:
- the LOC130808345 gene encoding photosystem II D2 protein — protein sequence MTIAVGKFTKDENELFDIMDDWLRRDRFVFVGWSGLLLFPCAYFALGGWFTGTTFVTSWYTHGLASSYLEGCNFLTAAVSTPANSLAHSLLLLWGPEAQGDFTRWCQLGGLWTFVALHGAFALIGFMLRQFELARSVQLRPYNAIAFSGPIAVFVSVFLIHPLGQSGWFFAPSFGVAAIFRFILFFQGFHNWTLNPFHMMGVAGVLGAALLCAIHGATVENTLFEDGDGANTFRAFNPTQAEETYSMVTANRFWSQIFRVAFSNKRWLHFFMLFVPVTGLWMSALGVVGLALNLRAYDLVSQEICAAEDPEFETFYTKNILLNEGIRAWMAAQDQPHENLIFPEEVLPQTTGFAWWAGNARLINLSGKLLGAHVAHAGLIVFWAGAMNLLEVAHFVPEKPMYEQGLILLPHLATLGWGLGPGGEVIDTFPYFVSGVLHLISSAILGFGGIYHALLGPETLEESFPFFGYVWKDRNKMTKILGIHLIFLGIGAFLLVFKALYFGGVYDTWAPGGGDVRKITNVTLSPSI from the exons ATGACTATAGCCGTTGGTAAATTTACCAAAGACGAAAATgaattatttgatattatggatgACTGGTTACGGAGGGACCGTTTCGTTTTTGTAGGTTGGTCTGGTCTATTGCTCTTTCCTTGTGCTTATTTCGCTTTAGGAGGTTGGTTTACGGGTACAACCTTTGTAACTTCATGGTATACCCATGGATTGGCCAGTTCTTATTTGGAAGGCTGCAATTTCTTAACCGCAGCGGTTTCTACTCCTGCTAATAGTTTAGCACACTCTTTATTGTTACTATGGGGTCCTGAAGCACAAGGGGATTTTACTCGTTGGTGTCAATTAGGCGGCCTGTGGACTTTCGTTGCTCTTCATGGTGCTTTCGCACTAATaggttttatgttacgtcagtTCGAACTTGCTCGATCTGTTCAATTGCGCCCTTATAATGCAATCGCATTCTCTGGTCCAATTGCTGTTTTTGTTTCTGTATTCCTAATTCATCCATTAGGTCAGTCTGGTTGGTTTTTTGCACCTAGTTTTGGTGTAGCAGCTATATTTAGattcattcttttttttcaagGGTTTCATAACTGGACGCTGAACCCATTTCATATGATGGGAGTTGCCGGTGTATTGGGCGCTGCTCTGCTATGCGCTATTCATGGTGCTACTGTAGAAAATACTTTATTTGAGGATGGTGATGGGGCAAATACATTCCGGGCTTTTAACCCAACTCAAGCTGAAGAAACTTATTCAATGGTTACCGCTAACCGCTTTTGGTCCCAAATCTTTAGGGTTGCTTTTTCCAATAAACGTTGGTTACATTTCTTTATGTTATTTGTACCAGTAACCGGTTTATGGATGAGTGCTCTTGGGGTAGTCGGTCTGGCCTTGAACCTACGTGCCTACGACTTGGTTTCCCAGGAAATTTGTGCAGCTGAAGATCCTGAATTTGAAACTTTCTACACCAAAAATATTCTCTTAAACGAAGGTATTCGTGCTTGGATGGCGGCTCAAGATCAGCCTCATGAAAACCTTATATTCCCTGAGGAGGTTCTACCCC AAACCACCGGTTTCGCTTGGTGGGCCGGGAATGCTCGACTTATCAATTTATCCGGTAAACTGCTTGGAGCTCATGTAGCCCATGCCGGATTAATCGTATTCTGGGCCGGAGCAATGAACCTACTTGAAGTGGCTCATTTCGTACCAGAGAAGCCGatgtatgaacaaggattaattttaCTTCCCCACCTAGCGACTCTAGGTTGGGGGCTAGGTCCCGGTGGAGAAGTTATAGATACTTTTCCATACTTTGTATCTGGAGTACTTCACTTAATTTCGTCGGCTATATTAGGCTTTGGTGGTATTTATCATGCACTTCTGGGCCCTGAGACTCTTGAAGAATCTTTTCCATTCTTCGGTTATGTGTGGAAAGATCGAAATAAAATGACCAAAATTTTGGGCATTCACCTAATCTTTTTAGGTATCGGTGCTTTTCTTCTAGTATTCAAGGCTCTTTATTTTGGAGGCGTATATGATACCTGGGCTCCAGGAGGCGGAGATGTAAGAAAAATTACCAACGTCACCCTTAGTCCaagtatt